One genomic segment of Hordeum vulgare subsp. vulgare chromosome 2H, MorexV3_pseudomolecules_assembly, whole genome shotgun sequence includes these proteins:
- the LOC123428215 gene encoding serine/threonine-protein kinase PCRK1-like isoform X1, whose product MCSILIDRSVLHRRCPPEVGAARMWWLPPCFHGGDAAKEEKKDRFDPNPVSPNAASARSMSTATSSTITAPSGSDLTGSINASDMSADSIQRPQQYPSFADRPANLRVFAYSELRAATRNLSRSLMLGEGGFGCVYRGTIKVDAGPEDVTTPPAMEVAVKHLNRNGLQGHKEWLTEVNVLGIVDHPNLVKLVGYCAEDDERGAQRLLVYEYMPNRSVDDHLSGRAIGTTLSWPMRLRVALDAARGLKYLHEDMDFQIIFRDLKTSNILLDENWNAKLSDFGMAREGPTEGLTHVSTAVVGTLGYAAPEYIQTGRLNAKSDIWSYGVLLYELITGRRPIDGERPRGEQKLLEWVKPYISDTNRLRLIVDPKLEGRYSIKSVAKLVTVANRCLARLPKARPRMGDVLDMVQKAVDVDGAAASGAGAPPLHHYSSGGGREEGGSSKLKLEGKKGFHGQWRAGRGKGPLMC is encoded by the exons ATGTGCA GCATCTTGATCGACCGGTCAGTGCTCCATCGCCGCTGTCCACCGGAGGTCGGCGCGGCGAGGATGTGGTGGCTGCCGCCTTGCTTCCACGGCGGCGACGCGGCCAAGGAAGAAAAGAAAGACCGCTTCGACCCCAATCCCGTGTCCCCGAACGCGGCCTCGGCGCGGTCCATGAGCACCGCGACGTCGTCCACGATCACCGCCCCGTCCGGCTCCGACCTCACCGGCTCCATCAACGCCTCCGACATGAGCGCCGACTCCATCCAGCGCCCGCAGCAGTACCCGAGCTTCGCCGACAGGCCCGCCAACCTCCGGGTCTTCGCCTACTCCGAGCTGCGGGCCGCCACCCGCAACCTCAGCCGCTCGCTCATGCTCGGAGAGGGCGGCTTCGGGTGCGTGTACCGGGGCACCATCAAGGTCGACGCCGGCCCCGAAGACGTCACAACGCCTCCCGCGATGGAGGTCGCCGTCAAGCACCTCAACCGGAACGGGCTTCAG GGGCACAAGGAGTGGCTGACGGAGGTGAACGTCCTGGGCATCGTGGACCATCCCAATCTGGTGAAGCTGGTGGGCTACTGCGCCGAGGACGACGAGCGAGGGGCGCAGAGGCTGCTCGTGTACGAGTACATGCCGAACCGGAGCGTCGACGACCACCTGTCGGGCAGAGCGATCGGGACGACCCTGTCATGGCCTATGCGGCTCCGGGTGGCTCTCGACGCCGCCAGGGGACTCAAGTACCTGCACGAAGACATGGATTTCCAG ATAATTTTCCGGGACCTGAAGACGTCCAACATCCTGCTGGATGAGAACTGGAACGCGAAGCTGTCAGACTTCGGCATGGCCAGAGAAGGCCCGACGGAGGGCCTCACACACGTCTCCACAGCG GTGGTTGGCACCCTGGGGTACGCGGCACCGGAGTACATCCAGACGGGGCGGCTGAACGCCAAGAGCGACATCTGGAGCTACGGGGTGCTGCTCTACGAGCTCATCACCGGGCGGCGGCCCATCGACGGGGAGCGGCCGAGGGGCGAGCAGAAGCTCCTGGAGTGGGTGAAGCCGTACATCTCAGACACCAACAGGCTGAGGCTGATCGTGGACCCGAAGCTGGAGGGCCGCTACAGCATCAAGTCGGTGGCGAAGCTGGTCACCGTCGCCAACCGTTGCCTTGCCAGGCTGCCCAAGGCGCGCCCCAGGATGGGGGACGTGCTGGACATGGTGCAGAAGGCCGTCGACGTCGATGGCGCAGCTGCTTCCGGTGCCGGTGCTCCTCCGCTGCACCACTATAGCAGCGGTGGTGGCAGGGAGGAGGGAGGCAGCTCCAAGCTGAAGCTGGAGGGCAAGAAAGGGTTTCATGGTCAGTGGCGAGCTGGAAGAGGAAAAGGGCCCCTCATGTGCTGA
- the LOC123428215 gene encoding serine/threonine-protein kinase PCRK1-like isoform X2, translated as MWWLPPCFHGGDAAKEEKKDRFDPNPVSPNAASARSMSTATSSTITAPSGSDLTGSINASDMSADSIQRPQQYPSFADRPANLRVFAYSELRAATRNLSRSLMLGEGGFGCVYRGTIKVDAGPEDVTTPPAMEVAVKHLNRNGLQGHKEWLTEVNVLGIVDHPNLVKLVGYCAEDDERGAQRLLVYEYMPNRSVDDHLSGRAIGTTLSWPMRLRVALDAARGLKYLHEDMDFQIIFRDLKTSNILLDENWNAKLSDFGMAREGPTEGLTHVSTAVVGTLGYAAPEYIQTGRLNAKSDIWSYGVLLYELITGRRPIDGERPRGEQKLLEWVKPYISDTNRLRLIVDPKLEGRYSIKSVAKLVTVANRCLARLPKARPRMGDVLDMVQKAVDVDGAAASGAGAPPLHHYSSGGGREEGGSSKLKLEGKKGFHGQWRAGRGKGPLMC; from the exons ATGTGGTGGCTGCCGCCTTGCTTCCACGGCGGCGACGCGGCCAAGGAAGAAAAGAAAGACCGCTTCGACCCCAATCCCGTGTCCCCGAACGCGGCCTCGGCGCGGTCCATGAGCACCGCGACGTCGTCCACGATCACCGCCCCGTCCGGCTCCGACCTCACCGGCTCCATCAACGCCTCCGACATGAGCGCCGACTCCATCCAGCGCCCGCAGCAGTACCCGAGCTTCGCCGACAGGCCCGCCAACCTCCGGGTCTTCGCCTACTCCGAGCTGCGGGCCGCCACCCGCAACCTCAGCCGCTCGCTCATGCTCGGAGAGGGCGGCTTCGGGTGCGTGTACCGGGGCACCATCAAGGTCGACGCCGGCCCCGAAGACGTCACAACGCCTCCCGCGATGGAGGTCGCCGTCAAGCACCTCAACCGGAACGGGCTTCAG GGGCACAAGGAGTGGCTGACGGAGGTGAACGTCCTGGGCATCGTGGACCATCCCAATCTGGTGAAGCTGGTGGGCTACTGCGCCGAGGACGACGAGCGAGGGGCGCAGAGGCTGCTCGTGTACGAGTACATGCCGAACCGGAGCGTCGACGACCACCTGTCGGGCAGAGCGATCGGGACGACCCTGTCATGGCCTATGCGGCTCCGGGTGGCTCTCGACGCCGCCAGGGGACTCAAGTACCTGCACGAAGACATGGATTTCCAG ATAATTTTCCGGGACCTGAAGACGTCCAACATCCTGCTGGATGAGAACTGGAACGCGAAGCTGTCAGACTTCGGCATGGCCAGAGAAGGCCCGACGGAGGGCCTCACACACGTCTCCACAGCG GTGGTTGGCACCCTGGGGTACGCGGCACCGGAGTACATCCAGACGGGGCGGCTGAACGCCAAGAGCGACATCTGGAGCTACGGGGTGCTGCTCTACGAGCTCATCACCGGGCGGCGGCCCATCGACGGGGAGCGGCCGAGGGGCGAGCAGAAGCTCCTGGAGTGGGTGAAGCCGTACATCTCAGACACCAACAGGCTGAGGCTGATCGTGGACCCGAAGCTGGAGGGCCGCTACAGCATCAAGTCGGTGGCGAAGCTGGTCACCGTCGCCAACCGTTGCCTTGCCAGGCTGCCCAAGGCGCGCCCCAGGATGGGGGACGTGCTGGACATGGTGCAGAAGGCCGTCGACGTCGATGGCGCAGCTGCTTCCGGTGCCGGTGCTCCTCCGCTGCACCACTATAGCAGCGGTGGTGGCAGGGAGGAGGGAGGCAGCTCCAAGCTGAAGCTGGAGGGCAAGAAAGGGTTTCATGGTCAGTGGCGAGCTGGAAGAGGAAAAGGGCCCCTCATGTGCTGA